Proteins co-encoded in one Streptomyces sp. NBC_01283 genomic window:
- a CDS encoding ScbA/BarX family gamma-butyrolactone biosynthesis protein — translation MALLVRQQEHTDTPVLRAAQDLPKLTTTVPREYVHRAAHAEVFLTGCRRLDGDRFALTGQWPRAHTFFTDAEGKRHDPTQAAETIRQVGLLLAHSEFGVPLGHQFLLRDMEYSVSPDNLDIGTGPSELTLQAICTDVKWRGSRVTQFAMAITIERDGRPAASGSGHFTCIAPAAYNRLRGAGRVDTGTAPTPRPRIVDPRRVGRSAAVDVVLSPTDQDGRWLLSPDRSHPILFEHGGDHVPGMVLIEAARQAACELKGDTFEPVQVSTEFHQYAEFDSPCWIEAVTVAPARAGMRSVHVTGHQGDNLVFSARLTGYRRESDAPGDRLAGNDAP, via the coding sequence ATGGCCCTGCTCGTCCGCCAGCAAGAGCACACCGACACTCCCGTTCTGCGGGCCGCCCAGGACCTGCCGAAACTCACCACCACGGTGCCCCGGGAGTACGTGCACCGTGCCGCGCACGCCGAGGTGTTCCTCACCGGATGCCGCCGCCTGGACGGCGACCGCTTCGCACTCACGGGGCAGTGGCCGCGTGCCCACACCTTCTTCACCGACGCGGAGGGCAAGCGCCACGACCCCACGCAGGCGGCGGAGACCATACGCCAAGTCGGGCTGCTGCTGGCTCACTCGGAGTTCGGCGTGCCCCTGGGGCACCAGTTCCTGCTGCGCGACATGGAGTACTCCGTGTCCCCCGACAACCTGGACATAGGCACCGGCCCCAGTGAACTGACACTCCAGGCCATCTGCACCGACGTGAAGTGGAGGGGCAGCCGCGTCACGCAGTTCGCCATGGCGATCACCATCGAGCGCGACGGACGCCCCGCGGCCTCCGGCAGCGGGCACTTCACCTGCATCGCCCCTGCCGCCTACAACCGGCTGCGCGGAGCGGGACGCGTCGATACCGGCACCGCGCCGACACCCCGCCCCCGCATCGTCGACCCGCGACGGGTGGGCCGCTCGGCCGCCGTCGATGTCGTCCTGTCACCCACCGACCAGGACGGCCGCTGGCTGCTCAGCCCGGACCGGAGCCACCCCATCCTGTTCGAGCACGGTGGCGATCACGTACCGGGAATGGTGTTGATCGAGGCGGCACGGCAGGCGGCCTGCGAGCTGAAGGGCGACACGTTCGAGCCTGTCCAGGTCAGCACCGAGTTCCACCAGTACGCTGAATTCGACTCACCGTGCTGGATAGAGGCGGTGACGGTGGCGCCCGCACGAGCGGGCATGCGCAGCGTCCACGTCACCGGACATCAGGGGGACAACCTCGTCTTCAGCGCCCGGCTGACCGGCTATCGCCGTGAAAGCGACGCACCGGGCGACCGCTTGGCCGGGAACGACGCGCCATGA
- a CDS encoding SDR family NAD(P)-dependent oxidoreductase has protein sequence MAIDFGLEGSVAIVTGGGSRASGVGNGRAAAVLLAEAGAHVVVVDSAARNMAETRSLMAERGKDALLVTADVTSPQECADVVARTWDTFGRLDILVNNVGVAGPPGTVVDLDLHAWDQCLGLNLTSMMLMSRAAIPRMRTGGGGSIVNMSSAVALVGGHPEVAYPTTKAAVIGLTKTMAAHHGPEGIRVNAIAPGYVYTPMVHSQGVDDGAREQRRQAAPLGIEGTGWDVGDAVLFLAGPRSRWITGAVLPVDAGLTATLGLGGAPSVTSVPGPLTAPEV, from the coding sequence ATGGCCATTGATTTCGGTCTTGAGGGTTCGGTTGCGATCGTCACCGGCGGCGGCTCGCGTGCGTCGGGCGTCGGAAACGGCAGGGCGGCCGCGGTGCTGCTCGCGGAGGCCGGGGCGCACGTGGTCGTGGTCGACTCCGCCGCGCGGAACATGGCCGAGACGCGGAGCCTGATGGCGGAGCGGGGCAAGGACGCCCTTCTGGTGACCGCGGATGTGACCAGCCCGCAGGAGTGCGCCGATGTGGTCGCGCGGACGTGGGACACCTTCGGCAGACTCGACATCCTGGTGAACAACGTCGGCGTCGCGGGCCCGCCCGGAACCGTCGTCGACCTGGACCTGCATGCCTGGGACCAGTGTCTTGGCCTCAACCTGACGTCGATGATGCTGATGTCCCGGGCCGCCATCCCCCGCATGCGCACGGGCGGCGGGGGATCGATCGTCAACATGTCCTCCGCGGTCGCTCTCGTCGGCGGCCACCCGGAGGTGGCCTACCCCACGACGAAAGCAGCGGTCATCGGACTCACCAAGACCATGGCCGCGCACCACGGTCCCGAGGGGATCCGTGTGAACGCGATCGCTCCCGGTTACGTCTACACCCCGATGGTCCACTCCCAGGGAGTGGACGACGGCGCCCGCGAACAGCGACGGCAGGCGGCGCCGCTGGGGATCGAGGGCACGGGCTGGGACGTCGGTGACGCCGTGCTGTTCCTGGCCGGCCCGCGGTCGCGATGGATCACGGGTGCCGTGCTTCCCGTCGATGCCGGACTCACCGCGACGCTCGGCTTAGGTGGCGCCCCCTCGGTGACCTCGGTGCCCGGCCCGCTCACGGCGCCCGAGGTGTGA
- a CDS encoding class I adenylate-forming enzyme family protein, which translates to MAIIDFFDRGWRHAPDSVAYVCGERSWTFDEAGALSCRVSHALLRAGCAQGTKVGVLSPNDARAWIGVLGIWRAGAAWVPLNPTTPPADLRRVIETFDCEVLFFHSSMASAVAGLAPSLAKVTQYVCIDDAAAGAPSLSQWTAGLPATPPDVRYAMDDVVAISSTGGTTGAPKGVMNTHRSLSTCLAHLMMAFQYGADDPIVDLAALPISHASGVISLAATARGGTVVFLPGAEPTAILDAIERHRVTELFLAPTVVYRLMEAPGLTGRDLTSLRYLLYAAAPMSAEKLRRAIDLFGPVLMECYGQVEAFAGVSFMRPDEHFAAGAIAPEGRLASCGRPYPLVAVEIQDNSGRRVPAGESGEICVRGDLVMKGYYAAPEKTAETIVDGWLHTGDIGHFDADGYLFITDRKKDMIISGGLNIYPSEIEQVIWSHPAVQDCAVIGVPHEDWGEAVTAVVEPNPGDRVSADELIALCRKTLGGIRAPKRVDFVTSLPRSANGKVLKRAVRETYWAGRSRQV; encoded by the coding sequence GTGGCGATCATCGATTTCTTCGACCGCGGCTGGCGGCACGCTCCGGACTCGGTCGCCTATGTGTGCGGCGAGCGGAGCTGGACGTTCGACGAGGCGGGGGCACTGTCGTGCCGGGTCTCACACGCCCTGTTGCGGGCGGGGTGCGCTCAAGGGACCAAGGTCGGTGTCCTGTCACCCAACGATGCGCGTGCCTGGATCGGCGTGCTGGGCATCTGGCGGGCCGGTGCGGCCTGGGTGCCGCTGAACCCCACCACTCCCCCGGCAGACCTGCGGCGGGTGATCGAGACGTTCGACTGTGAAGTGCTGTTCTTCCACAGTTCGATGGCGTCGGCCGTGGCTGGGCTGGCTCCCTCCCTGGCGAAGGTCACGCAGTACGTGTGTATCGACGACGCGGCGGCCGGTGCCCCCTCGCTGTCGCAGTGGACCGCGGGCTTGCCCGCGACGCCACCGGACGTGCGATACGCGATGGACGACGTGGTGGCCATCTCCTCGACCGGCGGTACGACCGGTGCGCCCAAGGGCGTGATGAACACTCACCGGTCCCTGTCCACCTGTCTCGCACATCTGATGATGGCGTTCCAGTACGGCGCCGACGACCCGATCGTCGATCTCGCGGCGCTGCCCATCAGCCATGCCTCCGGCGTGATCAGCCTCGCCGCCACGGCGCGCGGCGGCACGGTGGTCTTCCTGCCCGGGGCCGAGCCGACGGCGATCCTCGACGCGATCGAGCGGCACCGGGTCACCGAGCTCTTCCTCGCCCCCACGGTCGTCTACCGGCTGATGGAGGCGCCGGGGCTCACGGGTCGGGACCTGACCTCGCTTCGTTATCTGCTGTACGCCGCGGCTCCGATGTCCGCGGAGAAGCTGCGGCGGGCCATCGATCTGTTCGGGCCGGTCCTGATGGAGTGTTACGGCCAGGTGGAGGCGTTCGCGGGGGTCTCTTTCATGCGCCCCGACGAGCACTTCGCCGCCGGGGCCATAGCGCCGGAGGGGCGGCTGGCATCCTGCGGCCGGCCCTACCCCCTGGTCGCCGTCGAGATCCAGGACAACAGCGGACGGCGGGTCCCCGCGGGCGAGTCCGGGGAGATCTGTGTCCGCGGGGATCTCGTCATGAAGGGTTACTACGCGGCGCCTGAGAAGACGGCCGAGACCATCGTCGACGGCTGGCTGCACACCGGCGACATCGGTCACTTCGACGCGGACGGCTATCTGTTCATCACCGACCGCAAGAAGGACATGATCATTTCTGGTGGGCTGAACATCTACCCGAGTGAGATCGAGCAGGTGATCTGGAGTCACCCGGCAGTGCAGGACTGCGCCGTGATCGGTGTTCCGCACGAGGACTGGGGAGAGGCCGTCACCGCGGTGGTCGAGCCCAATCCGGGCGACCGGGTCTCCGCCGACGAGCTGATCGCGTTGTGCAGGAAGACGCTGGGCGGTATCCGCGCGCCCAAGCGGGTGGACTTCGTCACCTCGCTGCCGCGCAGCGCGAACGGCAAGGTCCTCAAGCGGGCCGTGCGCGAGACCTATTGGGCCGGCCGTAGCCGGCAGGTCTGA
- a CDS encoding thiolase family protein: MAEQVWIAGVGMTRFAHHADREVADLAAEAVHEALADAGLERRHVEAAFFGNTTQGALQGQLMVGGQIALRGMGFERIPMYNVENACATGATALHLAVDQVRAGAVDIALAVGAEKMNVADSDRTMAVFNGAYDVSDPAGLTAALTDMGGESDDAHVGRRSIFMDIYASMARAHMKRFGTTQRQIAAVAAKNHRHSVHNDKAQHRKEFSVEDVLSARALSFPLTVPMCAPVTDGAAAVVVCGQRGLRRMAARGRLVRVLAHVVGTGAVHPRDAWDQHISKLLSVRAYERAGVGPQDIDVAELHDATAFGEIQQTELLGLCEPGGGGAAAEAGVTTLGGRVPVNPSGGLESKGHPLGATGLAQVYELVQQLRGEAGVRQVAGARVALAENSGGFYGGEEAVAAITVLGA; encoded by the coding sequence GTGGCGGAACAGGTGTGGATCGCCGGGGTGGGGATGACGAGATTCGCCCATCACGCCGATCGTGAGGTGGCGGACCTGGCCGCCGAAGCAGTCCACGAAGCGCTGGCCGACGCGGGGTTGGAGCGACGTCACGTGGAAGCGGCCTTCTTCGGGAACACCACCCAGGGGGCCCTGCAGGGCCAGCTCATGGTGGGCGGCCAGATCGCCCTGCGTGGCATGGGATTCGAACGGATTCCGATGTACAACGTGGAGAATGCCTGCGCCACGGGTGCCACGGCCTTGCATCTGGCGGTCGATCAGGTCCGCGCCGGTGCCGTGGACATCGCGCTTGCGGTGGGCGCCGAGAAGATGAACGTCGCCGATTCCGACAGGACCATGGCGGTCTTCAACGGCGCGTACGACGTATCGGATCCGGCGGGGCTCACGGCGGCGTTGACCGACATGGGCGGCGAGAGCGATGACGCGCACGTCGGCAGGCGCAGTATTTTCATGGATATCTACGCGTCCATGGCCCGTGCGCATATGAAGCGCTTCGGCACGACACAGCGGCAGATCGCCGCGGTCGCGGCCAAGAACCATCGGCATTCCGTGCACAACGACAAGGCGCAGCATCGAAAGGAATTCAGCGTCGAGGACGTTCTTTCCGCTCGCGCCTTGTCTTTTCCGCTGACCGTGCCGATGTGCGCACCGGTCACCGACGGCGCGGCGGCCGTGGTGGTGTGCGGGCAGCGCGGGCTGCGGCGGATGGCTGCCCGCGGCCGCCTGGTGCGTGTGCTGGCGCATGTGGTCGGTACCGGTGCCGTCCACCCGCGGGATGCGTGGGACCAGCACATCAGCAAGTTGCTGTCCGTGCGTGCCTACGAACGGGCCGGGGTGGGCCCGCAGGACATCGATGTGGCCGAACTGCACGACGCCACGGCCTTCGGTGAGATCCAGCAGACCGAACTCCTCGGCCTGTGCGAACCCGGTGGTGGCGGTGCGGCCGCCGAGGCCGGGGTGACGACGCTGGGCGGGCGCGTGCCGGTCAACCCGTCCGGCGGGCTGGAATCGAAGGGGCACCCTCTCGGGGCGACCGGCCTGGCCCAGGTGTACGAGCTCGTCCAGCAGTTGCGCGGAGAGGCCGGTGTTCGCCAGGTGGCGGGCGCCCGGGTCGCGCTCGCGGAGAACAGCGGCGGCTTCTACGGCGGCGAGGAAGCAGTCGCCGCCATCACGGTCTTGGGGGCGTAG
- a CDS encoding beta-ketoacyl-ACP synthase III, whose protein sequence is MTATTAGSRILSLAHHQPTRVLTNDELAVMVDTSDEWIRSRVGIATRHIAAQDESVADMAIGAAAKAVARAGVDAADIDLVIVATCTAVDRMPSIAARVAHHLGVPEAAVFDLNAACAGFTYALATADMTIRGGGSSTALVIGADKMSDFLDWQDRTSCVIFGDGAGAAVVTRTDDARSDGIGPVVWGSQPQRGSAIVLGTTGPEGPPALFRQDGHVVYRWAVTSLAPVARQACERAGVAPAELAAVVTHQANLRIIEAVAKGLGATNAVVARDVVDSGNTSAASVPLALSKLVERGEISSGAPVLLLGFGAGLSYAAQVVGCP, encoded by the coding sequence GTGACCGCCACGACCGCAGGCAGCCGGATACTGTCACTCGCCCATCACCAGCCCACGCGCGTACTCACCAACGACGAACTCGCCGTCATGGTCGACACGTCGGACGAGTGGATCAGGTCCCGCGTCGGCATCGCCACCCGCCACATAGCCGCGCAGGACGAGAGTGTCGCCGACATGGCGATCGGCGCCGCCGCCAAGGCCGTCGCCCGTGCGGGGGTGGATGCCGCCGACATCGATCTGGTGATCGTCGCGACCTGCACGGCGGTGGACCGGATGCCGAGCATCGCCGCCCGGGTCGCCCATCACCTGGGTGTTCCCGAAGCGGCCGTCTTCGACCTGAACGCCGCCTGCGCCGGGTTCACTTACGCACTGGCCACCGCCGACATGACCATCCGGGGCGGCGGCAGCAGTACCGCACTCGTCATCGGTGCGGACAAGATGAGCGATTTCCTCGACTGGCAGGACCGCACCAGCTGCGTCATCTTCGGTGACGGGGCCGGCGCCGCGGTCGTCACCAGGACCGATGACGCTCGGTCCGACGGCATCGGCCCGGTGGTATGGGGTTCTCAGCCCCAGCGCGGGTCCGCCATCGTTCTCGGCACCACGGGGCCGGAGGGTCCGCCCGCGCTGTTCCGACAGGATGGGCACGTCGTCTACCGCTGGGCGGTGACCTCCCTCGCTCCGGTGGCTCGGCAGGCCTGTGAGCGAGCCGGTGTCGCACCGGCCGAGCTGGCCGCCGTGGTCACGCACCAAGCCAATCTGCGGATCATCGAGGCGGTGGCCAAGGGCCTCGGGGCCACCAACGCCGTCGTCGCGCGCGATGTCGTCGACTCCGGCAACACGTCGGCGGCCAGCGTTCCGCTTGCCCTGTCCAAGCTGGTGGAACGCGGCGAGATCTCCAGCGGCGCTCCGGTACTCCTGCTCGGCTTCGGCGCCGGCCTGTCCTACGCGGCCCAAGTGGTGGGCTGCCCCTGA
- a CDS encoding thioesterase II family protein, with the protein MRNPWFAQSEPRDEAGVRLFCLPYAGGNASAYRTWHDLTPDHVHVHALELPGRGARWSESPVSRMPLLTELLADVLAEHLDRPYALFGHSMGGLIAFELARTLRERGLPQPAHLFVSGSAAPDLPRTREPIHAAPEADVIEELRFLGGTPPELLDDAGLMELILPALRADFSVLETYRYQPQPPLTVPMTVFGGEADPLVAREKLHRWLRQTQARSELVVLPGEHFFLHSAVSDVLATVADALACTAPVAPSSSTSRSVLAARP; encoded by the coding sequence ATGCGCAACCCGTGGTTTGCCCAGTCGGAGCCGAGGGACGAGGCGGGGGTCCGCCTCTTCTGCCTCCCGTACGCGGGCGGCAACGCTTCGGCATACCGGACCTGGCACGACCTGACCCCCGATCACGTGCACGTGCACGCGCTGGAGCTGCCCGGCCGCGGTGCCCGCTGGAGCGAGTCCCCGGTGAGCAGGATGCCGTTGCTGACCGAGCTGCTGGCCGACGTCCTGGCGGAGCATCTGGACCGGCCCTACGCCCTGTTCGGCCACAGCATGGGCGGTCTGATCGCCTTCGAACTCGCCAGGACCTTGCGCGAGCGGGGCCTGCCTCAGCCGGCGCATCTCTTCGTCTCCGGATCAGCCGCCCCCGACCTGCCGCGCACCCGGGAGCCGATCCACGCGGCGCCGGAGGCCGATGTGATCGAGGAGCTGCGTTTCCTCGGCGGCACGCCGCCCGAGCTCCTGGACGACGCCGGGCTCATGGAGCTGATCCTGCCCGCGCTGCGTGCCGACTTCTCGGTCCTGGAGACGTACCGCTATCAGCCGCAGCCGCCGCTGACGGTGCCCATGACCGTGTTCGGCGGCGAGGCGGACCCGCTCGTGGCGCGCGAGAAGCTGCACCGGTGGCTGCGGCAGACCCAGGCCCGCTCCGAGCTGGTCGTCCTTCCCGGCGAGCACTTCTTCCTGCACTCGGCGGTCTCCGACGTACTGGCGACGGTCGCCGACGCCCTGGCCTGCACGGCGCCCGTCGCGCCGTCGTCCAGCACTTCCCGCTCGGTCCTTGCCGCGCGTCCCTGA
- the fabG gene encoding 3-oxoacyl-ACP reductase FabG, which translates to MSTAPDPAGTPQGAPVALVAGGSRGIGRAVALRLAEDGFDVAVCYASDTAAAESLEKEIGALGRRTYVRRTDVGDSLAVEELIDGIERNLGPVSAVVTSAAVLRDGPLAAMEDDDWSDVQRVNLDGTYYVCRTVINGMIERRRGAIVTMSSIAGLYGNAGQTNYAASKAGIIGFTKSLAREVGRYGIRANVVVPGFVATDPVMELPGDLREQFRQRIPLGRFGEPHEVADLVSFLLSDRAAYITGTTFQIDGGVAV; encoded by the coding sequence ATGAGCACCGCACCCGACCCGGCCGGGACACCGCAGGGCGCCCCGGTGGCGCTGGTGGCGGGCGGCTCCCGCGGAATCGGCCGCGCCGTGGCGCTGCGACTCGCCGAGGACGGCTTCGACGTGGCGGTGTGCTACGCCTCCGACACGGCCGCCGCGGAGAGCCTGGAGAAGGAGATCGGCGCGCTGGGCCGGCGCACGTATGTGCGGCGGACCGATGTCGGCGACAGCCTCGCGGTGGAGGAACTCATCGACGGCATCGAGCGGAATCTCGGGCCGGTCTCCGCGGTGGTCACCTCGGCTGCCGTGCTGCGTGACGGTCCGCTGGCGGCGATGGAGGACGACGACTGGAGCGACGTCCAGCGCGTCAACCTCGACGGGACGTACTACGTCTGCCGGACCGTCATCAACGGAATGATCGAGCGCCGGCGCGGTGCGATCGTGACGATGTCCTCCATCGCCGGTCTGTACGGCAACGCCGGACAGACCAACTACGCCGCGTCCAAGGCCGGGATCATCGGGTTCACCAAGTCCCTGGCCCGCGAGGTCGGCCGGTACGGGATCCGGGCGAACGTGGTCGTGCCCGGCTTCGTCGCGACCGACCCGGTCATGGAGCTGCCGGGCGACCTGCGGGAGCAGTTCCGCCAGCGCATTCCGCTGGGCCGGTTCGGTGAGCCGCACGAGGTGGCCGACCTGGTCTCGTTCCTGCTTTCGGACCGGGCCGCGTACATCACCGGCACGACGTTCCAGATCGACGGCGGCGTGGCTGTCTGA